One Alphaproteobacteria bacterium LSUCC0396 genomic region harbors:
- the gluQRS gene encoding tRNA glutamyl-Q(34) synthetase GluQRS, whose translation MNRPFITRFAPSPTGLLHLGHAYAAKVAHDLAAQSGGKMILRIDDIDHTRCRDHFAAEIFNDLDWLGLAWHSAATTDTAGCNAPRQSQRMPAYQAALKTLQDMGLVYPCYLSRRELNALLSAPHTSPSAPPNIDPPNIDPPMTASDDIVSNTDRLLSAAEIDRRRAAGTGAAWRLRMGAALEMASARAQGDKLGWFDYLAGYQTANPAQFGDVVIARADIAVSYHLSVVVDDMLDGITLVTRGNDLAPSTHLHRLLQALLGLRTPDYCHHALILDQTGNRLAKRDSAHSLQSMRLIDDDPARIFAKMPPIPVIQPQKNPKKT comes from the coding sequence ATGAATCGTCCGTTTATCACCCGGTTTGCACCAAGCCCTACTGGGCTTTTGCATCTCGGCCATGCCTATGCGGCAAAGGTGGCGCATGATTTGGCGGCACAATCGGGCGGAAAAATGATCCTGCGGATTGATGATATTGATCACACACGTTGCCGCGATCATTTCGCCGCAGAGATTTTCAACGATTTAGACTGGCTTGGGCTGGCATGGCATAGCGCGGCAACGACCGATACAGCCGGCTGCAATGCCCCCCGCCAATCGCAGCGGATGCCCGCCTATCAAGCCGCACTTAAAACACTTCAGGATATGGGGCTTGTTTACCCATGCTATCTTAGTCGCCGGGAATTAAACGCGCTGCTCAGCGCGCCGCATACATCGCCATCCGCGCCACCAAATATTGACCCGCCAAATATTGACCCGCCAATGACAGCGAGCGACGACATCGTCAGCAATACCGACCGGCTGTTAAGTGCGGCTGAAATAGATCGCCGCCGTGCTGCCGGCACTGGTGCGGCTTGGCGGTTGCGGATGGGTGCCGCTCTTGAAATGGCGTCCGCGCGGGCACAAGGCGATAAACTTGGCTGGTTTGACTATCTTGCCGGATACCAAACTGCCAATCCGGCACAATTTGGTGATGTGGTTATCGCCCGTGCCGATATTGCCGTCTCATATCATCTGTCAGTTGTGGTCGATGATATGCTTGACGGTATTACGCTTGTGACCCGCGGTAATGATCTGGCGCCTTCAACACATCTTCACCGGCTGTTACAGGCGCTTTTGGGGCTGCGAACACCCGATTACTGCCATCACGCCCTGATTCTTGACCAGACCGGCAATCGCCTCGCCAAGCGCGATTCTGCTCATAGCCTCCAGTCGATGCGGCTCATTGATGACGATCCAGCACGAATTTTTGCCAAAATGCCGCCAATTCCAGTTATTCAGCCGCAAAAAAATCCAAAAAAAACCTGA
- a CDS encoding HNH endonuclease, producing MNAGSFAPALVLNADFRPLNYFPLSLWSWQDAIKAVCLERVTIISEYEQSISSPTTVINLPSVIALKEYVPQNRNPAFTRFNVFLRDRFSCQYCGNGFSASDLTFDHVVPRSKGGRTNWTNVVAACSPCNLRKGNKLPGQCNMHPLLRPSAPNMWQLQENGRAFPPNYLHESWRDYLYWDSELQSDD from the coding sequence ATGAATGCAGGTAGTTTTGCTCCGGCTTTGGTGTTAAATGCAGATTTCCGGCCGTTAAACTATTTTCCGCTATCGCTATGGTCGTGGCAGGACGCGATCAAAGCTGTCTGTTTGGAACGGGTCACAATCATCTCGGAATATGAGCAATCAATCTCTTCACCAACGACGGTGATCAACCTGCCTTCGGTCATTGCGTTAAAGGAATATGTGCCGCAAAATCGAAACCCCGCCTTCACCCGTTTTAACGTGTTTTTGCGGGATCGTTTTTCCTGTCAATATTGTGGCAACGGCTTTTCAGCGTCGGATCTGACGTTTGATCATGTCGTGCCACGATCCAAGGGGGGGCGAACGAACTGGACAAATGTCGTGGCGGCGTGCAGCCCGTGTAACCTGCGCAAAGGCAACAAGCTGCCAGGTCAGTGTAATATGCATCCGCTGTTGCGGCCATCAGCACCTAATATGTGGCAGTTACAGGAAAATGGCCGTGCCTTCCCGCCGAATTATCTGCATGAATCGTGGCGCGATTATCTTTATTGGGATAGTGAATTGCAAAGCGACGATTAA
- a CDS encoding alpha/beta hydrolase yields the protein MEIRSYGDLSGPFIPPARGGLASSLIVLLHGWGADGNDLADLAHPISVRFPGAAFFVPNGPAPCRMNPAGREWFDIDDRVKGPVAAAPVIDAAIAAALADLNLPASAFALAGFSQGGMMSLHCGLRHPEPAAAIVSFSGALLLHEDLADGATYPPVLLVHGTDDQVVPFSLQAASRDVMQSRSIEVEAVACHRLGHGIDPDGLSAAIAFLAKHLPA from the coding sequence ATGGAAATTCGTAGTTATGGTGATTTGTCTGGGCCTTTTATCCCGCCGGCCAGAGGGGGGCTTGCGAGCAGTCTTATCGTGCTGCTGCATGGGTGGGGAGCCGATGGCAATGATCTGGCTGACCTGGCCCATCCGATTTCAGTACGGTTTCCCGGGGCCGCGTTTTTTGTGCCGAACGGACCAGCACCATGCCGAATGAACCCAGCCGGACGCGAATGGTTTGATATTGATGATCGAGTGAAAGGGCCGGTTGCCGCCGCGCCGGTCATTGATGCCGCGATTGCCGCGGCTCTGGCAGACTTAAATTTGCCCGCCTCGGCATTTGCGTTGGCCGGATTTTCACAAGGCGGCATGATGAGCCTTCATTGCGGGTTACGCCATCCGGAACCGGCGGCGGCGATCGTCAGCTTTTCTGGTGCCCTTTTATTGCATGAGGATCTTGCCGATGGCGCGACCTATCCGCCGGTGCTGTTGGTTCATGGCACGGATGATCAAGTTGTGCCATTCTCGCTGCAGGCGGCGTCACGAGATGTGATGCAGAGCCGTTCAATCGAGGTGGAAGCGGTTGCCTGTCATCGGCTTGGTCATGGCATTGACCCTGACGGCCTGTCAGCCGCGATTGCCTTTCTGGCCAAACATCTGCCAGCCTAA
- a CDS encoding demethoxyubiquinone hydroxylase family protein, with protein MTPSKDTTNRRDLERYIRVDHAGERAAQQIYRGQLVVLGKHPMGDEIRHMMAQEVEHLEAFDSLINERRVRPSLLDPVWGAAGFALGVVTAAMGPKAAMACTIAVEEVIGEHYQKQAENLGSDEAALKAKIERFRDEELEHRDIAVDYKGREARHYKLLHDVIQTGCRTAIKIAEKI; from the coding sequence ATGACCCCGTCAAAAGACACCACCAACCGGCGTGACCTTGAGCGTTATATTCGTGTTGATCATGCTGGCGAACGTGCCGCCCAGCAAATCTATCGCGGACAGCTTGTGGTGCTAGGCAAACACCCGATGGGTGATGAAATCCGTCATATGATGGCACAAGAGGTCGAACATCTTGAAGCCTTTGATAGCCTGATCAACGAACGTCGGGTGCGCCCGTCCCTGTTGGATCCAGTATGGGGTGCAGCCGGCTTTGCGCTTGGCGTTGTCACCGCGGCAATGGGGCCAAAGGCTGCGATGGCCTGCACGATCGCGGTTGAAGAGGTGATCGGCGAGCATTACCAAAAGCAGGCCGAAAATCTTGGCAGTGACGAGGCCGCGCTGAAAGCAAAAATCGAACGGTTCCGCGATGAAGAGCTGGAACACCGCGATATTGCGGTCGATTACAAAGGGCGGGAAGCACGCCACTATAAATTGCTGCATGATGTCATTCAGACCGGATGCCGCACCGCCATCAAAATCGCTGAAAAAATTTAA